Proteins encoded by one window of Cervus canadensis isolate Bull #8, Minnesota chromosome 18, ASM1932006v1, whole genome shotgun sequence:
- the FBXO46 gene encoding F-box only protein 46: MDRGGLLPFQLWCPRPFGTYSQNQPRPPSAALKPSACSEPGAGAEPEHGPAHSENTPPVLASEAPASQPAPLLSAAAAGDEGRVLLDTWYVIKPGNTKEKVAFFVAHQCGGGSRASSMKVKGHWGSDSSKAKRRRRCLESTKAPPDPGGQDGPPAAEGAPTSTGEDVDLLSVAEMVALVEQRAALALQSYPRPSTPAPVVFVSAEQGGPGKGLGSERRSGGGDCSRVAEAVAHFEAQRDNPPAKGLRKEERPGPGPGEVRIAFRISNGRESRAPDGSLPNGSGGRPGCAYPGSPGPGARAKDKITCDLYQLISPSRDALPSNVEFLLARADEASEGETPAPARPEDTPPAPPPPPARDCGASGFHVDVVVTGVVDECIFFGKDSTKNVKEETVCLTVSPEEPPPPGQLFFLQSRGPDGPPEPPPADSPATAPGPDDAEGTPDTSLCRLYRHVSHDFLEIRFKIQRLLEPRQYMLVLPEHVLVKIFSFLPTRALAALKCTCHHFKGIIEAFGVRATDSRWSRDPLYRDDPCKQCRKRYEKGDVSLCRWHPKPYHHDLPYGRSYWMCCRRADRETPGCRLGLHDNNWVLPCNGPGTGGGRAGREEGR, from the coding sequence ATGGACCGAGGTGGCCTCCTGCCCTTCCAGCTCTGGTGCCCCCGGCCCTTTGGCACGTACTCCCAGAACCAGCCACGCCCACCTTCTGCAGCCCTCAAGCCCTCAGCCTGCTCCGAGCCCGGCGCTGGGGCGGAGCCagaacatggccctgcccactcTGAGAACACGCCCCCCGTCTTGGCCTCCGAGGCTCCTGCCTCCCAGCCTGCCCCACTCCTTTCCGCGGCCGCCGCTGGCGACGAGGGTCGAGTCCTGCTGGACACGTGGTATGTGATCAAGCCGGGGAATACAAAGGAGAAGGTGGCCTTCTTTGTGGCCCACCAGTGTGGTGGGGGCAGTCGGGCCAGCTCCATGAAGGTCAAGGGGCACTGGGGCAGTGACAGCTCCAAGGCCAAGAGGAGGAGGCGCTGTCTTGAGTCTACGAAGGCTCCGCCCGACCCAGGGGGACAGGACGGGCCCCCCGCCGCGGAGGGGGCCCCAACCTCTACCGGCGAGGATGTGGACCTGCTCTCTGTGGCCGAGATGGTGGCCCTGGTGGAACAGCGGGCCGCCCTGGCCCTGCAGAGCTACCCGCGCCCCAGCACCCCAGCGCCTGTGGTCTTCGTGTCGGCTGAGCAGGGTGGGCCTGGCAAGGGGCTGGGATCCGAACGAAGGTCTGGCGGCGGGGACTGCAGCCGTGTAGCCGAGGCGGTGGCCCACTTTGAGGCCCAGCGGGACAACCCTCCGGCCAAGGGCCTCCGCAAGGAGGAGCGGCCTGGACCAGGTCCCGGGGAGGTGCGCATCGCCTTTCGGATCTCCAACGGCCGAGAGTCCCGAGCACCGGATGGCAGCTTACCCAACGGGAGTGGGGGCCGGCCGGGTTGCGCCTACCCTGGCAGCCCGGGTCCCGGAGCCCGGGCCAAGGACAAGATCACCTGCGACCTGTACCAGCTTATCAGCCCGTCTCGGGACGCCCTCCCCAGCAACGTGGAGTTCCTGCTGGCTAGGGCAGACGAAGCCAGTGAGGGTgagacccccgcccccgccaggcCCGAGGACACTCCCCCGGCGCCCCCGCCACCCCCTGCCCGGGACTGCGGAGCGTCAGGCTTCCACGTGGATGTGGTGGTTACTGGGGTGGTGGACGAGTGCATCTTCTTTGGCAAGGACAGCACCAAAaacgtgaaagaggagacagTGTGCCTGACTGTCAGTCCCGAGGAACCACCCCCGCCCGGCCAACTCTTTTTCCTCCAGTCCCGGGGGCCAGACGGGCCCCCCGAGCCTCCGCCAGCCGACTCACCGGCCACGGCGCCAGGCCCGGACGATGCCGAGGGGACGCCCGACACCTCCCTGTGCCGCCTGTACCGGCACGTGTCCCACGACTTCCTGGAGATCCGTTTCAAGATCCAGCGGTTGTTGGAGCCGCGGCAGTACATGCTGGTGCTCCCAGAGCACGTGCTGGTCAAGATCTTCAGCTTCCTGCCCACGCGGGCCCTGGCGGCTCTCAAGTGCACCTGCCACCACTTTAAGGGCATCATTGAGGCATTCGGCGTGCGGGCCACAGACTCGCGCTGGAGCCGCGACCCACTCTACCGCGATGACCCTTGTAAGCAGTGCCGCAAGAGATACGAGAAGGGCGATGTGTCGCTCTGCCGCTGGCACCCCAAGCCCTACCACCACGACCTGCCTTACGGACGTTCCTACTGGATGTGCTGCCGCCGAGCCGATCGCGAGACGCCCGGCTGCCGCCTGGGTCTGCATGATAACAACTGGGTGCTGCCTTGCAATGGGCCAGGCACTGGTGGGGGCCGGGCCGGCCGCGAGGAGGGGAGGTGA
- the QPCTL gene encoding glutaminyl-peptide cyclotransferase-like protein: protein MRSGGRGRPRLRVGERGLLERPSPPKRRLLPRAQLLPLLLLALTVASVFYTIWSSWHSQTEELPLGRELRGPLIGSLPEARVRRVVGQLDPQRLWNTFLRPLLVVRTPGSPGNLQVRKFLEATLRTLSAGWHIELDPFTASTPLGPLDFGNVVATLDPGAARHLTLACHYDSKLFPSGSAPFVGATDSAVPCSLLLELAQALDQELGKAKERAAPVTLQLLFLDGEEALKEWGPKDSLYGSRHLAQLMESTPHGLGSTRIQAIELFMLLDLLGAPNPTFYSHFPRTARWFHRLRSIEKRLHRLNLLQSHPWEVMYFQTGEPPVSVEDDHIPFLRRGVPVLHLIATPFPSVWHTSNDSEANLHPPTVHNLSRILAVFLTEYLGL, encoded by the exons ATGCGTTCCGGGGGCCGCGGGCGGCCCCGGCTCCGGGTCGGAGAACGCGGCCTTTTGGAGCGACCCTCACCGCCCAAGCGCCGCCTTCTACCGCGGGCACAGTTATTGCCCCTACTGCTGCTGGCTCTGACGGTAGCCTCGGTGTTCTATACAATTTGGAGCAGCTGGCATAGCCAGACTGAAGAGCTGCCGCTGGGCCGGGAGCTGCGG GGCCCTTTGATCGGAAGCCTCCCCGAAGCTCGGGTGCGGAGGGTAGTGGGGCAACTGGACCCTCAGCGTCTCTGGAACACTTTCCTGCGCCCTCTGCTGGTTGTGCGGACTCCGGGCAGCCCGGGCAATCTCCAAGTCAGAAAG TTCCTGGAGGCTACGTTGCGGACACTTTCAGCAGGCTGGCATATAGAACTAGACCCCTTCACTGCCTCCACACCCCTGGGGCCATTGGACTTCGGCAATGTGGTGGCCACACTGGACCCAGGGGCTGCCCGCCACCTTACCCTTGCCTGCCATTACGACTCCAAGCTCTTCCCATCTGGCTCAGCCCCCTTTGTGGGGGCCACGGATTCGGCAGTGCCTTGCTCCCTGCTACTGGAGCTGGCCCAGGCCCTCGACCAAGAGCTGGGCAAAGCCAAGGAGAGG GCAGCCCCAGTGACCTTGCAGCTGCTCTTCCTGGACGGCGAAGAGGCACTGAAGGAGTGGGGACCCAAGGACTCACTTTATGGCTCCCGGCACCTGGCCCAGCTCATGGAGTCTACACCCCACGGCCTGGGCTCCACCAGGATCCAGGCTATT GAGCTCTTTATGCTTCTTGATCTCCTGGGAGCCCCCAACCCGACCTTCTACAGTCACTTCCCTCGCACTGCCCGCTGGTTCCATCGGCTCAGGAGCATTG AGAAGCGCCTGCACCGACTGAACCTACTGCAGTCTCATCCTTGGGAAGTGATGTACTTCCAGACCGGGGAGCCCCCTGTCTCTGTGGAAGATGACCACATCCCCTTCCTCCGCCGAG GAGTTCCCGTGCTCCACCTCATCGCCACGCCCTTCCCCTCTGTCTGGCACACGTCTAATGACTCCGAGGCCAACCTGCACCCACCCACGGTACACAACCTGAGCCGCATCCTGGCCGTATTCCTGACTGAATACCTGGGACTCTAG